The nucleotide window GCGCGCGCGTACTGGAACGGGGTCATGATCGCTCCATCGCCTGCTGGATAGCCGCCACGATGTTCGGATAGGCGCCGCAACGGCAGATATTTCCGCTCATGAGTTCGCGAATCTCGTCGGCCGTTTTGGCTTTGCCCTCGGCGATCAGCCCGGCGGCCGAGCAGATCTGGCCCGACGTGCAATAGCCGCACTGAAATGCATCGTGATCGATGAAGGCCTGCTGCAGCGGATGCAGCTCACCGTCGCGCGCAAGGCCTTCGACGGTGATGATTTCGGCGCCTTCCTTCATCACCGCCAGCGTCAGGCAGGAATTGATCCGCCGCCCGTCGACCAGAACGGTGCACGCGCCGCATTGTCCGTGGTCGCAGCCCTTCTTGGTGCCCGTCAGGTCGAGATGGTCGCGTAGCGCGTCGAGCA belongs to Bradyrhizobium icense and includes:
- a CDS encoding (2Fe-2S)-binding protein, producing MARSGPAKRVTRTVIVPDKIPIRLTVNGNRMELTVAPWTTLLDALRDHLDLTGTKKGCDHGQCGACTVLVDGRRINSCLTLAVMKEGAEIITVEGLARDGELHPLQQAFIDHDAFQCGYCTSGQICSAAGLIAEGKAKTADEIRELMSGNICRCGAYPNIVAAIQQAMERS